GCCGCCCGGGCGCGATGTCTGGCTCGGCTACCACCGCGACCTGCGGCGGCTGGCGCGGCTTCGAGCGCTCATCGACTGCACGATCGGCGCCCTGGCGTCGTGAAGCCGACACCCCCGTCGCCGATAATCCAGCCCATGAATCCCTTGCTTTCCAGGTTGCAGCCGTACCCCTTCGAGCGGCTGAAGCAACTGTTCGCGGGCGTCACGCCCGTTCCCGAATACGCCCCCATCAGCCTCGGCATCGGCGAACCCAAGCACGCCACGCCGGACTTCATCAAGGAAGCACTGAGCGCGAGCCTCGGCGCGCTGGCCGCCTACCCCGCCACCGCCGGCGACCTGAAACTGCGCACCGCCTTCACCGACTGGCTCCAGACCCGCTACAGCCTCGCGCTCGATCCGGCGACCCAGGTGCTGCCGGTCAACGGCTCGCGCGAGGCGCTGTTCTCGCTGGCGCAAACGGTGATCGATGCCACCGTTTCGCCGCAGCCGGTGGTGCTGTCGCCCAATCCGTTCTATCAAATCTACGAGGGCGCAGCCCTCCTCTCGGGCGCCGAGCCGTACTACGTGCCGAGCGTGCCATCGCGCAATTTCGCGGTCGACTGGGACAGCGTGCCCGACGACATCTGGGCCCGCACCCAGCTCGTGTTCGTCTGCTCCCCGGGCAACCCGACCGGCGCGGTGATGGCGCTGGACGAATGGCAGAAGCTCTTTGCGCTTTCCGACCGCCACGGCTTCGTGATCGCGGCCGACGAGTGCTACAGCGAGATCTACTTCCGCGACGAGCCCCCGCTCAGCGGCCTTGAAGCGTCGGTGAAGCTGGGCCGGCCCGACTTCAGGAACCTGATCGCCCTCACTTCCCTTTCGAAGCGCAGCAACGTGCCGGGCCTGCGCAGCGGCTTCGTGGCGGGCGACGCGGCCATCATCAAGAAGTTTCTGCTCTACCGCACCTACCACGGCAGCGCCATGAGCGGCACCGTGGCCGCCGCCAGCATCGCGGCCTGGGGCGACGAGGCGCATGTGGTCGAGAACCGCGCCAAGTACCGCGCCAAGTTCGCCGCCGTCACCCCGCTGCTCGAACCCGTGCTCGACGTGCGCCTGCCCGACGCCAGTTTCTACCTCTGGGCCGGCGTGCCCGAAGTGTGGGCTGGCGACGACGAAGCCTTCGCCCGCGCGCTCTACGCTCAATACAATGTCACGGTTCTGCCGGGGAGCTATCTGGCGCGAAACACGACGCATAGCGCCAACCCTGGCCGGGGCCGCATTCGCATGGCCCTGGTGGCCGAAACGGCCGAGTGCGTGGAAGCCGCCGGGCGCATCGTCCGCTTCGTGCAAGACGGCCGGCACTGACGCACCGCTTCCCAAGGCTCCTGGCCCCGATTTTTCACCCGAGACCCTCTCCATGACCCAGCAACTGCAACAAATCATCGACGCCGCGTGGGAAGACCGCGCCAACATCTCGTCCTCCGCCGCCTCCGCCGAAGTGCGCGACGCCGTCGAGCACGTGATCACCGAGCTCAACAACGGCAAGCTGCGCGTGGCCACGCGCGAAAGCGTCGGCAAGTGGACGGTGCACCAGTGGATCAAGAAGGCCGTGCTGCTGTCGTTCCGCCTGAAGGACAACGAACAGATCCAGGCCGGCTCGCTCGGCTTCTACGACAAGGTGCCGACGAAGTTCTCGCACCTGTCGGCCGGCGAGCTGAAGGAATCGGGCGTGCGCATCGTGCCGCCGGCCGTGGCCCGCCGCGGCAGCTACATCGCCAAGGGCGCGATCCTGATGCCCTCGTACGTGAACATCGGCGCCTACGTGGGCGAAGGCACCATGGTCGACACCTGGGCCACCGTGGGTTCGTGCGCGCAGATCGGCGCCAACGTGCACCTGTCGGGCGGCGTCGGCATCGGCGGCGTGCTCGAACCGCTGCAGGCCGGCCCGACCATCATCGAGGACAACTGCTTCATCGGCGCGCGCTCCGAAGTGGTCGAAGGCGTGGTGATCGAAGAAAACTCGGTGCTCGGCATGGGCGTGTACATCGGCCAGAGCACCCCGATCTTCAACCGCGACACCGGCGAGACCTCCTTCGGCCGCGTGCCCTCCGGCAGCGTCGTCATCAGCGGCAACCTGCCCAAGAAGACCAAGTCGGGCCAGGACTACAGCACCTACGCCGCGATCATCGTCAAGACGGTCGATGCGCAGACGCGCTCCAAGACCAGCCTGAACGACCTGCTGCGCGACTGAACGAGCCCCCTGCTTTTGTCCCGTTAGAAAACAACAGAACCGAGGAGAGAGACCGATGAACATGATGGAGCGAATTCTTCGTTTGATGGCCGAGCGCAAGGCCTCCGACATCTACCTCTCGGCTCACTCCCCGGTGATGATCCGCATCAACGGCATCTGCGTGCCGATCAATGCGCAGGTCCTGCCCGCGACGGCGCCGCTCGCGCTGCTGTCCGAGGTGGTGCCCGAGGCCCGCATCCAGGAGCTGGAGAACACGGGCGAACTGAACATGGCCGTCGCCCTGGAAGGCGCCGGCAACTACCGCATCAGCGCCATGCGCCAGCGCGGCACCTATGCGGTGGTGGTGCGGCACATCGCCTCGGTCATCCCGAGCTTTGCCGACCTGAACCTGCCCGACATCCTGAAGACGCTGATCATGGACAAGCGCGGGCTGATCCTGATGGTCGGCGCGACCGGCGCGGGCAAGACCACCACCCTGGCCTCGATGCTCGACTACCGCAACGAGAACGCCAGCGGCCACATCCT
This region of Variovorax sp. RKNM96 genomic DNA includes:
- the dapC gene encoding succinyldiaminopimelate transaminase, which encodes MNPLLSRLQPYPFERLKQLFAGVTPVPEYAPISLGIGEPKHATPDFIKEALSASLGALAAYPATAGDLKLRTAFTDWLQTRYSLALDPATQVLPVNGSREALFSLAQTVIDATVSPQPVVLSPNPFYQIYEGAALLSGAEPYYVPSVPSRNFAVDWDSVPDDIWARTQLVFVCSPGNPTGAVMALDEWQKLFALSDRHGFVIAADECYSEIYFRDEPPLSGLEASVKLGRPDFRNLIALTSLSKRSNVPGLRSGFVAGDAAIIKKFLLYRTYHGSAMSGTVAAASIAAWGDEAHVVENRAKYRAKFAAVTPLLEPVLDVRLPDASFYLWAGVPEVWAGDDEAFARALYAQYNVTVLPGSYLARNTTHSANPGRGRIRMALVAETAECVEAAGRIVRFVQDGRH
- the dapD gene encoding 2,3,4,5-tetrahydropyridine-2,6-dicarboxylate N-succinyltransferase, yielding MTQQLQQIIDAAWEDRANISSSAASAEVRDAVEHVITELNNGKLRVATRESVGKWTVHQWIKKAVLLSFRLKDNEQIQAGSLGFYDKVPTKFSHLSAGELKESGVRIVPPAVARRGSYIAKGAILMPSYVNIGAYVGEGTMVDTWATVGSCAQIGANVHLSGGVGIGGVLEPLQAGPTIIEDNCFIGARSEVVEGVVIEENSVLGMGVYIGQSTPIFNRDTGETSFGRVPSGSVVISGNLPKKTKSGQDYSTYAAIIVKTVDAQTRSKTSLNDLLRD